Part of the Rhizobium sp. N324 genome, ACGCACTTTTGAGCTTTTATCCTGACAATGAGTTGCGTCAGGATGCACAATTGATTGTCTTCCCCTCGAATGCCCAACTGGCGCTTCGGGCGCATGCAATGGCGGGCGCAACGTTGCGGCGGCATATTGCCATTCTGGTGGAGTCGGGGTTGATCGTCCGTAAGGATAGCGCCAATGGCAAGCGGTTCGCCCGCAAGGGCGACGATGGCCAGATCGAGAATGCTTTTGGCTTCGACCTGTCGCCCCTCCTGGCGCGATCGGAAGAGTTGGCGATGTTGGCGCAAAGAGTGGCGGCCGAGAGAGCCTCGCTCAGGAAAGCCAAAGAGAGCCTTACAATTTGCCGGCGGGATGTTCGCAAACTTATTACTGCTGCAATGGTCGAGGGCGCCGACGGCGATTGGAAGACGACCGAGGACATCTACATTGCGCTCGCGAGCAGAATTCCGCGCGTTCCGACCCTTGAAGGGGTCATTAGCGTTCTCAATGAAATGGAGATGCTCCGTGAGGAAGTGCTTAATCGTTTGGAAAACCTCGAGAATGCTGAAAAAATTAGCACCAATGCTGCTCATATCGAGCAGCACATACAGAATTCAAAACCCGAATCCGATAATGAATCTGAACCACGCTCCGAAAAGGAGCAGGGGGCAAAGGCGAGCTTGAGCCATCAGCCGAAGAATGAA contains:
- the repC gene encoding plasmid replication protein RepC; this translates as MQSGNVATPFGRRPMTLALVRRQAAMEIKPGKAADKWKVLRDASAAMELLGIQSNSLAVLDALLSFYPDNELRQDAQLIVFPSNAQLALRAHAMAGATLRRHIAILVESGLIVRKDSANGKRFARKGDDGQIENAFGFDLSPLLARSEELAMLAQRVAAERASLRKAKESLTICRRDVRKLITAAMVEGADGDWKTTEDIYIALASRIPRVPTLEGVISVLNEMEMLREEVLNRLENLENAEKISTNAAHIEQHIQNSKPESDNESEPRSEKEQGAKASLSHQPKNESQRAFPLRLVLKACPMISDYAPRGVGSWRDLMSAAVVVRSMLGVSPSAYQDACEALGPENAAVAIACILERANFINSPGGYLRDLTRRSERGEFSLGPMIMALLKANGQGGLRAG